GAGATAGAGTTAGATTGAACCATATTGCCCATAAACCCAAGAGCTAAGACAATAGAAACAGCAAAAAAGCTTGCTAAGAATTTGCTGCCAAGGCCCTTTTTAATATAATAAGCTGGACCACCAGTTATTTCACCATCCACTTTTTCTGTATGTACTTTGGCTAATACTGCTTCAGCAAAAATAGTTCCCATACCTAAGAAACCACTTACCCACATCCAAAAAATAGCACCGGGGCCTCCAGCGGCAATAGCTGTAGCTACACCTGCTAAGTTTCCAGTACCTACCTGAGCTGCAATAGCTGTTGTTAGGGCTTGGAATGAGGATATACCATCTTCATCAGGTTTATCTGATTTCTTAAAAACACCTCCGAAAGTTTCCTTCCAAATGTATTTGATTTTTCTTACTTGTATAAATCGTAATTTGAGAGTAAATAGAATACCTGTACCTACTAAGAAAAATAGCATAACAGGACCCCATAAAAAACTATTAATTTTTGCAATGATCTCCATTAAAAAATCCATGTGTTACCTCCAATTGATTTGAGTTATTTGTTTAAAAAACTTTTGTATATTTTAAAGCTTATCTATGTAAAAATAATTTGTAGCCAATCGCCTCCATTTCCTATTATGTTTTGGAAAGATACTACTTAAATTAGAACTCAAAAAAAAGACTAAAGAATTAACTTAGTCTCTGGGGTTTAAGATTTTTCAAAAGGAAAAAACTATTGCATAACTAAAAATAGTTACTACCAATAGTATCCTACCTATATGAAAATTCTCTGTCCTTTTACCTGAGAGTTTCACCTAAAAATTAGGCTTTCCCCTTCGGTGCTCAATGAGTCTCTCCAGAGTTTCGTCCAATAACGGTTTACAAAGAATGTATTCCACTATCTTCATTCGAAGTTTATAAAATTATTGTGTATGAAAGTATGATTTTAAAATTTGTTTACAGGGATTTGAAAATCATGCTTTCAACGCAGCTCGTGTCTCGTGCAAAGCATGATTCATAAGCTTCGTTAATATGTATATTAATTTTACCATGAGTCCCTTTAAGGAATCAATGTAAATTTTAAAATTTTATAAATCTTATTGTACCCCCTACTAGAAAGTAAGGGGTACAAGCTCATTATTGTTCTTGAACATAATGTCTCCAAAAATGTATAGGTTGCCAATCTAGTAATTCTTTGGCTTTTTTATTACTAAGCAATGTATTGAATCCTTCAATAGGTTCTCTTAAATCTTCTACATTAGGATAACATGTATTCATAAGCTCTTTATTATCTACAGACATGCTTGTATCGTCTGCAGCAATATTTAAAATAACTGCACCTAGACCATCTTTTTCAATGGCTAAACGACAAGCACTTCCAACATCACGTGCATCAATATAACTCCATAAAATATTTTTTCTTTTTTGGGCTTCAAAGCTAGGGAATCTATTATAATCTTCTGGTTCCATAACATTACCAATTCTTAGGGAAACAATTTGCATGCCTGTCTTACGATTAAACATTTCAGCTGTTTTTTCATTTAATATTTTAGATAAAGCATAGCTATCAATAGGGGATAAAGGATGTTCTTCATCCATAGGGACATAATTGGGGCCTGTGTATGCTAAACCATAAACAGATTCACTAGAAGCAATAACAACTTTTTGAATGCCTAATCCAGCCGCGGCTTCAAGAATATTATAAGTTGACATTACATTATTTTGAAAAACCACTTGACTTGTATAGCCTCTTGGCCTTGGTATTGCTGCTAGGTGTACCACTGCATCAGCACCTGTTAAGGCATTAAATACTTGTCCCAAATCAGTTAAATCAACCTTTATGGGAGTGCCTAAATCATCAGGTCTTGCATGAACATCTACATTAATGACTTCATACCCTTGTTCTAAAAATTCTTTCACAACCCATCTGCCAGTTTTGCCATTTCCACCAGTTACTACAACTTTTTTCATACAAATCTCCTTTATATTTTAAGTGTAATTTCATAAATGAGTTCACTTTATAATGGGTTACATTTTATCATACCTATTCAAAATTTTAAAGGAGTTTGGTAAATGAAAAAAATCTATTAAATAAGCAGTTGATGATATTATGTCTGGTAAAAAATGATATAATAAGTTTTATAGTGATAACGTAGGAAAATACTTATATAAGGAGAATAAGAATTATGAATTATAAAACAGTAGGAAAAACAGGAATACAAGTTTCTAATTTATGTTTTGGTTCAATGTCCTTTGGTAAAAATGCTGATGAGGAAATGTCAAAAGCTATGTTTAAGCGCTGTCGTGAAGTAGGTATTAATTTCTTTGATACGGCAAATGCTTATAGTAGTGGACGCTCTGAAGAAATACTAGGAGAATGTATCTCAGAGTGTAGAAATGAGATCGTACTTACAACAAAAGTCTATTCTCCAATGGGAAATGATATCAATGCTAGAGGGCTTTCACGTCGTCATATAATGCTTGAAGTTGAAAATAGTTTGCGACGCTTAAAAACCGATCGAATTGATTTCTATTTTGTTCATAACTTTGATGAGAATACACCAATGGAAGAAACCCTTAAAGCACTAGATGATCTTCAAAGGCAAGGAAAGATACTTTATCCTGCTGTAAGCAATTGGGCAGCATGGCAAATGGCTAAGGCCTTAGGACTTGCTGCAAAAGAACAACTTGCTCGCTTCGAATTAACACAACCGATGTATAATTTGGTTAAGCGCCAAGCAGAAGTAGAGATTTTACCTTTTGCCCTTTCAGAACAAATGGGGGTTATATCCTATAGTCCTCTAGGTGGAGGTCTCCTTACAGGTAAATATGGTGTAAACAAACGACCAAATCAAGGCAGACTCGTTGAAGAGAAAAGATATACAGATCGATATAATGATGAAATGAATTTCGTTGTAGCAGAAAGATTTAGTGCATATGCTGCTGAACATGGGATTAAACCAGCAACCCTTGCTGTTGCTTGGACCATGTCTAATCCAGCAATAACGGCTCCAATCATTGGTGCAAGAAATTTAGAACAACTAGAGGATTCTCTTGCAGCTATGAATGTCAATATGACGCCTGAATGGCGTAAAGAAATATCCTCATTATCTATTACCCCAGCTCCAGCAACAGATCGTGGAGAAACATTATTATCAGATTGGAAATAGTTTTTATGGAATTGCTGTGGTAAAATGGTAATACAAGGAGTTGAGACAATGACAGAGATTAGAGCACAGAAAAAATATGACAACAAATACAAGGAGGGGTTTCCACTATTAAAGGAATCCTTCATTAACTATAATGCATCAGTATATAAAGAAGGTAATATATTCACACTATTAGATCACAAGGGTCAATTTATTGCTAAAGGTTATTTTGGCAACCAGAACAAAGGTATTGGGTGGCTATTGTCCTGGAAGAAAAATGAACATATTGATAGAAACTTTTTCAAAAGCAAAGTAAGTGAAGCTATAAATAATCGAAGTGGATATTATCAAGATACCAACACAACTGCTTTTAGAGTCTTCAATGGAGAAGGTGACGGAGTTGGTGGAATGACCATAGACTATTTTGATGGGTATTACCTCTTCAATTGGTATAGTGAGGGCATTTATACTTTTAGAGATGAAATTATTGACATGCTTTGTGAACTTGTAGATTATAAAGGCATTTATGAGAAAAAAAGATTCAATGAAAGTAGAGATGATTTAGATAAAGAGGACTTTGTAAAAGGTGAAAGAGCAACTTTTCCACTAATCGTTAAAGAAAATGGTGTTAATATTGCTGTAAACCTAGATGATGGACCTATGGTAGGGGTTTTTCTTGATCAAAGGGATGTTCGAAAAGCCCTTATGAGTAAATATGCAAAAGGTAAGACAGTTCTTAATACATTTTCTTATACAGGCGTTTTTTCTGTTTTTGCCCTAATGGGCGGTGCCAGTATGACTGAAAGTGTGGATTTGGCAAAACGCAGTACCCATTTGACCATTGAACAAATGACAATCAATGGGATAGATGATAGTAAACAGTCAATCGTCGTTATGGATGTTTTTGACTACTTTAATCGTGGCAAACAAAAAGACAAGGATTTTGATATTGTTATTCTAGATCCACCTAGTTATGCCAGGTCCAAAAAACATACCTTTAGTGCAGCTAAAGATTATGCTCAACTGATATCAAAGGCACTGGATATGACATCAAAAGAGGGTATGCTTATCGCTTCTACCAATCATAGTGCACTAAAAAGGGAAAAGTTTTGGGAAATGATCCAACAAGGATTCGCTGCTAGAGGTGAAAAAGCTGAGATTGTAGAATCTTTTGGTTTGCCTAGTGATTTTCGTGTTAACAAGGCACTTAAAGAAAGTGATTATCTAAAGGTTTATTTTCTAAAAAGACGTAAATAAAATGATCGTTATAAAGCAGCACTTATTGACAAGCATTCCATTGGGGTGCTTGTTTTGGCAAGTTTAAAATGATTTATTTAAATACAGTTGAGAAATCTACAAAGTTCTTGTATAATGAGTGTGTTTAAGTAGGTAATAGAAAGGAATATAGTATGATATATCTTGATTATGCTGCGAATACCCCTGCTAGTGAAGCAGTTATTCAACGCTTTATGAACTGTGAAAGAACTTATCCAATGAATCCTAATTCAAATAATCCTTTGGCAGAAGAAGCAAAAAATCAATTAAATCAAGGGAAAGAAGCAATAGCAAAATGTTTGCAAATACAACCTCAAGAATTAATTTTTACGTCATCAGGGACGGAATCCAATAACCTTGCCATTAAAGGTATTGCAAAGGAATATGGGGCAAGAAGAAAGCATATCATTACTAGTTTTTTAGAACACTCATCTGTTTTAGGTCCTATTGAACAATTGGCAAAAGAAGGCTATGAAATTGATTATGTAGATATTAATCAACAAGGTCAAGTAGATATAGCCCATTTAAAAGGTTTGTTACGAGAAGATACATTATTGGTAGCCTTATGCCAAGTGGATAGTGAGATGGGGATAATACAAGATATTGAAAATATAGGCCGTGTCATAAAAGAGGAATCTTCTGCATTTTTCCACATAGATGGTACCCAAGCTGTGGGTAAGATTTTTCAATCATTAAAATATGTGGACAGTTATACTTTTGCAGGACATAAAATCTATGGCTTAAATGGAAGTGCTGCTTTGGTATTAAAAGAGAATGTTATTATAGAACCATTACATCACGGAGGTTTAAGCATATCGCCATTTCGTAGTGGTACGCCATCCTTAGGGCTAATTGATGCATTAGCATTTGCTCTTAGTGAGATTGAAAAAAATCGTGACAAAAACTTGGCATATGTAACAAGTCTAAATGAAGAATTAAGAAGTTTTTTTAAAGGGTTTGATTTTATACGAATCAATTCCACTGATCAATCAGTACCTTTCATATTAAACATTACATTAAAGGGTATTAAAGCAGAAGTGGTAAAAAATGAATTAGCAAAGAAGAATATATATGTATCAACTAAATCAGCTTGTAGTTCGCCGTACACACCATCTAGAGCAGTTTTTGCATTAACAAAAGATAAAAAAGGCGCTACATCAACATTAAGAATTAGCCTAAGCCATTTGACCACAAAGGAAGAATTAGAGGCATTTAAAACTGCCTTTAAGGATAGTGTCAAATAGGTTTATAGAATAGAGGGAAAGAAATGAACCGAGCACAAGAAGTTGAAAGAAGTATAAATAAAACTTTTAAAGAGTCCATATGGTCTAAGTTTTTAAAAGGCATTAAAACATATGATCTAATCCAAGAAGGCGATAAGATTGCCGTTTGTATTTCAGGTGGAAAAGATTCTATGTTATTAGCAAAATGTATGCAATTGCTTCAAAGATACTCTATTTACCCTTTTGAAATTGAGTATTTGGTAATGGATCCAGGATATAATCCTATCAATCGTAAAAGAATAGAAGACAATGCAAAGATGTTAGATGTCCCTGTTAGAATTTTTGACACAGATATTTTTGAAGTTGTTGCATCTGTAGATGAAAGTCCATGCTACCTATGTGCAAAGATGCGAAGAGGCTATCTATATAAAAATGCAAAAGATCTTGGGTGTAATAAAATTGCATTAGGACATCATTTTGACGATGTAATAGAAACCACTTTAATGAGTATGTTTTATGGCTCTGAGATAAAAACCATGATGCCTAAACTACATAGTCAAAACTTTGAGGGAATGGAACTTATTCGTCCTTTATATATGGTGAAAGAGGCGGCTATAATTGAATGGATGAAACACAATGATTTAAAATTCATTCAATGTGCTTGTCGTTTTACTGAGAACTGTGTATTAGATGGACAAGGTGGGGGCTCTAAAAGAGGAGAGATGAAAGCCTTGATTAAAAAGATGAAAAAAGAAAATCCATATGTGGATATGAATATTTTTAACAGTACCCATAATGTGAATATGGATACCATTCAAGGATATCGAAAAAATGGAGAGAAGCATAGCTTTTTAGAAGAGTATGAATAAGGTTGACAGGTTGAACCATTTAATTTAAGTAAAGATTTAAAATAAGGTTTTATTTTCAAAGCCTTATTTTTTTAATGCTAAGAAGTTACAAATTGTATATTGTATAACAACATGATATAATTTTACCAACTAAGAATTAATCACTGTATTTTGAAAATTTTCTAAACACTAGAGGGATATTTTGATGAAAATACTAAAAATCATTAATAATAGAATACTTATAACATCAGTAATACTGTTGGTACAAATGGTATGGTTTATAATTTTCTTAATAAGGCTCACAAGGTATTATGCATGGGTGAGTGCCATCTTTTCAATATTAAGTATACTCATTGTTTTATATATCATTAAAAAGGATGATAATGCTTCTTTTAAGATTGGATGGATTATTCTTATTATGGCATTGCCATTATCTGGAGCCCTTTTTTATCTGTTTTTTGGAAATAAAAGGGCATCTAAAGCGATGCATGCTCGCCTAAGTAAAGAATATGAAAAAACAATAGAACTGATAAAGGTAGACCAAGGGGTTTTAAATGAAATAGGTGATATGAGTGAGCGTGTTTTAGGAACAGCTCGGTATATACATAACAAAAGTTTTTTCCCTATTTATAAAAACACAGCAACGACCTACTATCCTCTTGGGGAAACAATGTATGGAGATATGTTGTTGGAGTTAGAAAAGGCAGAGCGTTTTATTTTTCTTCAGTATTTTATTATTGAAGAAGGAAAGATGTGGGATGGTATTCTTAATATACTTACTAAAAAAGTGGCAGAAGGTGTAGATGTTCGTTTAATATATGACGATGTAGGATCACTTTTTGTATTGCCTAATGACTTTAGTCAAAAAATGGAGAGAATAGGTATTAAATGTATGGCTTTTAATAAGGTTAGGCCAATCCTTTCTGTGATTCTTAATAATCGTGATCACAGAAAAATATTAATCATTGATGGGCACACAGCGTTTAATGGTGGTATTAATCTGGCAGATGAATATATTAATGAGAAACTAAAATTTGGGCACTGGAAAGACACAGGCGTCCGATTAAAGGGGGAAGGTGTTTGGAGTTTTACATTGATGTTTTTAGAAATGTGGAATGCTTTTAAAAAAAGCAATGATGTATTAGAAAACTTTAAACCTCCTATTAAGAACATACAGAGTAATGAAGATATAGGTTATGTACAACCATTTTCAGATTCACCATTTAATAATGAAGCAATTGGTGAAAATATCTATATAGAGCTCTTATCTCAAGCAAAACGCTATGTTTATATTTTTACGCCCTATCTTATTATAGATAATGAAATGAAGTCCGCCCTTTGTATGGCAGCAAAAAGAGGTGTGGATGTAAGAATCGTTACCCCCGGTATCCCAGATAAAAAAATTGTATTTAGACTTACAAGATCCAACTACTTGCCATTGTTAAAGGCCGGGGTTAAGATTTATGAGTATACCCCTGGTTTTATACACGGGAAAAGTTACGTCTGTGATGATGAGCTTGGGGTTGTAGGTACAATCAATATGGATTATCGTAGTTTATATCTCCATTTTGAATGTGGCACCTTCTTATATAAAACACCTTCAATTATGGATCTGAAAAAAGATTCCCTTGAAACAATAGATAAAAGCAAAGAGATTAAAGTAAATAATTGCAAACAAGGACTTTTTGGAAGTTTATTTGATGCAGTGCTTAGAGTCTTTGCACCTCTTTTTTAATAAACAAAGGGCTGGAATATATTTCCAGCCCTTTGTTTATGATTTTGAACCTTTCTTCCAAGGGTTCTTTCAACGAAGCTTGTGTCTCTTGCGAAGTAAGAGGCATAAGCTGAGTTAATATATTACAGATAATCAACAATAATGGTAAATTATAGAGTTTTACAGAAAGTATTGTATATGGTCCTTAGAATAGGTAAAATTAATTAGAGAAATATGATTAGCCTTACTAAGTTTAGTACAAGATTTAACTATGAAAGAATTTATATTATAGATTGACCTTGAGAGGTGTAAGATGAATAATTCCTATCATTTGAATAGAATAGTTGAAAACATTGAAAAAGTTATAATAGGTAAAAGAGAAATCGTTGAGTTAGTGGTAATTTCAATGGTCTGTAATGGACATGTTCTTATTGAAGACGTACCTGGCGTGGGAAAAACCAGCCTTGTATCCGCGCTGGCAAAATCAATAGATGCAAGTTTTAAGAGAATCCAATTTACACCAGATATTCTACCGTCAGACATTACAGGGTTTACATTATTCAATCAAAAGTCTGGAGAGTTTGAATACCGAACAGGCTCAATTATGAGTCAAATAATTCTTGCAGATGAAATAAATAGGACATCTCCTAAAACCCAAGCAAGTTTACTTGAAGTGATGGAGGAGAACCAAGTTACTATTGACGGGAACACATATAAAGTGCCCCAACCCTTTATGGTGTTAGCAACACAAAACCCTGTGGAATATCTAGGAACATATCCTTTGCCTGAGGCACAGCTAGATAGATTTTTTATAAAGATATCATTAGGCTATCCATTAGCAGATGAAGAAAGTAGAATATTATCTGAACTCCAACTTAAAAACCCAATGCACTCACTTAACCCAGCTGCAAAAAGTAGTGATATTGCTGCTATACAACAAGAGGTTAAAAATATCCATGTAGATAAAAGCTTATGTGATTATATTGTAAATATAGTAGGGGAGACACGTCGGAGTCCTAATATATTACTAGGTTCAAGTCCAAGAGGTTCCATATCTTTATTTAAAGCTGCACAAGCTTGGGCTTATTACAATAATAGGGCGTATGTTATTCCTGATGATATTAAAAAAATGGTGGTGCCAGTACTTTCACACAGGATACTTCTAAAGCAAGAAACAAAACTTAAAAAACTCCGAGCGGAGGATATACTGG
The nucleotide sequence above comes from Natranaerovirga pectinivora. Encoded proteins:
- a CDS encoding NAD-dependent epimerase/dehydratase family protein, which codes for MKKVVVTGGNGKTGRWVVKEFLEQGYEVINVDVHARPDDLGTPIKVDLTDLGQVFNALTGADAVVHLAAIPRPRGYTSQVVFQNNVMSTYNILEAAAGLGIQKVVIASSESVYGLAYTGPNYVPMDEEHPLSPIDSYALSKILNEKTAEMFNRKTGMQIVSLRIGNVMEPEDYNRFPSFEAQKRKNILWSYIDARDVGSACRLAIEKDGLGAVILNIAADDTSMSVDNKELMNTCYPNVEDLREPIEGFNTLLSNKKAKELLDWQPIHFWRHYVQEQ
- a CDS encoding aldo/keto reductase, translated to MNYKTVGKTGIQVSNLCFGSMSFGKNADEEMSKAMFKRCREVGINFFDTANAYSSGRSEEILGECISECRNEIVLTTKVYSPMGNDINARGLSRRHIMLEVENSLRRLKTDRIDFYFVHNFDENTPMEETLKALDDLQRQGKILYPAVSNWAAWQMAKALGLAAKEQLARFELTQPMYNLVKRQAEVEILPFALSEQMGVISYSPLGGGLLTGKYGVNKRPNQGRLVEEKRYTDRYNDEMNFVVAERFSAYAAEHGIKPATLAVAWTMSNPAITAPIIGARNLEQLEDSLAAMNVNMTPEWRKEISSLSITPAPATDRGETLLSDWK
- a CDS encoding class I SAM-dependent rRNA methyltransferase, producing MTEIRAQKKYDNKYKEGFPLLKESFINYNASVYKEGNIFTLLDHKGQFIAKGYFGNQNKGIGWLLSWKKNEHIDRNFFKSKVSEAINNRSGYYQDTNTTAFRVFNGEGDGVGGMTIDYFDGYYLFNWYSEGIYTFRDEIIDMLCELVDYKGIYEKKRFNESRDDLDKEDFVKGERATFPLIVKENGVNIAVNLDDGPMVGVFLDQRDVRKALMSKYAKGKTVLNTFSYTGVFSVFALMGGASMTESVDLAKRSTHLTIEQMTINGIDDSKQSIVVMDVFDYFNRGKQKDKDFDIVILDPPSYARSKKHTFSAAKDYAQLISKALDMTSKEGMLIASTNHSALKREKFWEMIQQGFAARGEKAEIVESFGLPSDFRVNKALKESDYLKVYFLKRRK
- a CDS encoding cysteine desulfurase family protein: MIYLDYAANTPASEAVIQRFMNCERTYPMNPNSNNPLAEEAKNQLNQGKEAIAKCLQIQPQELIFTSSGTESNNLAIKGIAKEYGARRKHIITSFLEHSSVLGPIEQLAKEGYEIDYVDINQQGQVDIAHLKGLLREDTLLVALCQVDSEMGIIQDIENIGRVIKEESSAFFHIDGTQAVGKIFQSLKYVDSYTFAGHKIYGLNGSAALVLKENVIIEPLHHGGLSISPFRSGTPSLGLIDALAFALSEIEKNRDKNLAYVTSLNEELRSFFKGFDFIRINSTDQSVPFILNITLKGIKAEVVKNELAKKNIYVSTKSACSSPYTPSRAVFALTKDKKGATSTLRISLSHLTTKEELEAFKTAFKDSVK
- a CDS encoding tRNA 2-thiocytidine biosynthesis TtcA family protein — its product is MNRAQEVERSINKTFKESIWSKFLKGIKTYDLIQEGDKIAVCISGGKDSMLLAKCMQLLQRYSIYPFEIEYLVMDPGYNPINRKRIEDNAKMLDVPVRIFDTDIFEVVASVDESPCYLCAKMRRGYLYKNAKDLGCNKIALGHHFDDVIETTLMSMFYGSEIKTMMPKLHSQNFEGMELIRPLYMVKEAAIIEWMKHNDLKFIQCACRFTENCVLDGQGGGSKRGEMKALIKKMKKENPYVDMNIFNSTHNVNMDTIQGYRKNGEKHSFLEEYE
- the cls gene encoding cardiolipin synthase, giving the protein MKILKIINNRILITSVILLVQMVWFIIFLIRLTRYYAWVSAIFSILSILIVLYIIKKDDNASFKIGWIILIMALPLSGALFYLFFGNKRASKAMHARLSKEYEKTIELIKVDQGVLNEIGDMSERVLGTARYIHNKSFFPIYKNTATTYYPLGETMYGDMLLELEKAERFIFLQYFIIEEGKMWDGILNILTKKVAEGVDVRLIYDDVGSLFVLPNDFSQKMERIGIKCMAFNKVRPILSVILNNRDHRKILIIDGHTAFNGGINLADEYINEKLKFGHWKDTGVRLKGEGVWSFTLMFLEMWNAFKKSNDVLENFKPPIKNIQSNEDIGYVQPFSDSPFNNEAIGENIYIELLSQAKRYVYIFTPYLIIDNEMKSALCMAAKRGVDVRIVTPGIPDKKIVFRLTRSNYLPLLKAGVKIYEYTPGFIHGKSYVCDDELGVVGTINMDYRSLYLHFECGTFLYKTPSIMDLKKDSLETIDKSKEIKVNNCKQGLFGSLFDAVLRVFAPLF
- a CDS encoding AAA family ATPase; protein product: MNNSYHLNRIVENIEKVIIGKREIVELVVISMVCNGHVLIEDVPGVGKTSLVSALAKSIDASFKRIQFTPDILPSDITGFTLFNQKSGEFEYRTGSIMSQIILADEINRTSPKTQASLLEVMEENQVTIDGNTYKVPQPFMVLATQNPVEYLGTYPLPEAQLDRFFIKISLGYPLADEESRILSELQLKNPMHSLNPAAKSSDIAAIQQEVKNIHVDKSLCDYIVNIVGETRRSPNILLGSSPRGSISLFKAAQAWAYYNNRAYVIPDDIKKMVVPVLSHRILLKQETKLKKLRAEDILVSILNNIKIPVVK